A section of the Bacillus sp. HSf4 genome encodes:
- a CDS encoding molybdenum cofactor biosynthesis protein B → MSVEQHKKEAPDRVFCKVITVSDTRSEETDKSGRLMKEFLKEAGHEVISYDIVKDEKEAIQAAVFEGCLDDRIDAILLNGGTGIAARDVTIESIVSLFSKEIPGFGEIFRMLSYTEDIGASAILSRAAAGVIQNKAVFATPGSSGAVKLAMSKLIVPEIAHVIRELRKDKQSTKSD, encoded by the coding sequence ATGAGTGTTGAGCAGCACAAAAAAGAAGCGCCCGACCGGGTCTTCTGCAAGGTCATTACTGTTAGTGATACGAGATCGGAAGAAACGGATAAAAGCGGGCGGCTGATGAAAGAATTCTTGAAGGAAGCGGGCCATGAAGTGATCTCATATGACATTGTCAAAGACGAAAAAGAAGCCATTCAGGCGGCAGTGTTTGAAGGCTGCCTTGATGACCGCATCGATGCGATTTTGCTGAACGGCGGGACAGGCATAGCAGCAAGGGATGTGACGATCGAATCGATTGTCTCCCTCTTTTCAAAAGAGATTCCGGGTTTCGGGGAAATATTCCGCATGCTCAGCTACACGGAGGATATCGGTGCAAGCGCGATTCTTTCAAGAGCGGCGGCGGGCGTTATCCAAAACAAGGCCGTTTTTGCGACGCCTGGTTCAAGCGGTGCGGTGAAGCTTGCGATGTCAAAGCTGATTGTTCCTGAAATCGCCCATGTCATCAGAGAGCTGAGAAAAGACAAGCAGTCAACAAAATCCGATTGA
- a CDS encoding acetate kinase, with protein MSKIIAINAGSSSLKFQLFDMPSEKVLTKGLVERIGLDNGIFTISVNDEKKSETTDIPDHSVAVKMLLDKLTTFGIIKDLNEIDGIGHRVVHGGEKFSDSVLLTDEMIHEIEEISELAPLHNPANIVGIKAFKEVLPNVPAVAVFDTAFHQTMPEQSYLYSLPYEYYEKFGIRKYGFHGTSHKYVTERAAELLGRPLEELRLISCHLGNGASIAAVEGGKSIDTSMGFTPLAGVAMGTRSGNIDPALIPFIMEKTGQTADEVLNTLNKKSGLLGVSGFSSDLRDIVEAAKEGNERAETALEVFASRIHKYIGSYAARMSGVDAIIFTAGIGENSVEVRERVLHGLEFMGVYWDPALNNVRGKEAFISYPHSPVKVIIIPTNEEVMIARDVVRLAQ; from the coding sequence ATGTCCAAAATTATCGCAATCAATGCTGGAAGCTCATCACTGAAATTTCAACTGTTCGACATGCCCAGCGAAAAAGTATTAACAAAAGGTTTAGTTGAACGAATTGGGCTGGACAACGGCATCTTCACCATTTCTGTCAACGATGAAAAGAAAAGTGAAACAACTGATATTCCGGATCATTCCGTAGCCGTAAAAATGCTGCTGGATAAACTGACAACATTCGGCATCATCAAGGATTTAAATGAAATCGACGGAATCGGCCACCGCGTCGTTCACGGAGGCGAAAAGTTCAGCGACTCCGTTTTATTGACAGATGAAATGATCCATGAGATCGAAGAGATTTCAGAACTCGCGCCGCTTCATAACCCGGCCAATATCGTCGGAATCAAAGCGTTTAAAGAAGTTCTTCCAAATGTTCCTGCCGTGGCCGTTTTTGATACAGCATTCCATCAAACGATGCCGGAACAATCTTATTTATACAGTCTGCCATATGAATATTATGAAAAATTCGGGATCCGTAAATACGGTTTCCACGGTACATCGCATAAATATGTAACTGAACGTGCGGCAGAGCTCCTCGGCCGTCCGCTTGAAGAACTTCGCCTGATCTCCTGCCACCTCGGAAACGGGGCGAGCATCGCAGCTGTTGAAGGCGGCAAATCAATCGATACATCAATGGGCTTCACTCCGCTTGCGGGTGTGGCGATGGGGACGCGTTCAGGAAACATCGACCCTGCACTCATTCCGTTCATTATGGAAAAAACGGGACAAACAGCTGACGAAGTCCTGAACACGCTCAACAAAAAGAGCGGTCTTTTGGGTGTTTCCGGTTTCTCAAGCGATTTGCGCGACATCGTTGAAGCGGCTAAAGAAGGCAATGAGCGTGCGGAAACAGCGCTCGAAGTGTTCGCAAGCAGAATTCATAAATACATCGGTTCTTATGCAGCAAGAATGAGCGGTGTAGACGCGATCATTTTCACTGCCGGCATCGGCGAAAACAGCGTTGAAGTCAGAGAACGCGTTCTTCACGGACTGGAGTTCATGGGCGTATATTGGGACCCTGCACTGAATAATGTCCGCGGAAAAGAAGCGTTTATCAGCTATCCGCATTCTCCTGTCAAAGTCATCATCATTCCGACGAATGAAGAAGTGATGATTGCAAGAGATGTTGTAAGATTGGCCCAGTAA
- a CDS encoding class I SAM-dependent methyltransferase — MENNQVETIYEWLDVGANIIAGDRDIPYLEALAEAGEAYFSEDANRGLSEAAAQKLEALIGKVRFFECSHESIRKAFQLAILKGQKEIPHPNRQMTPDTIGLFIGYLVNKFMESKKGMTLFDPAVGTGNLLLAVLNQLSHEAGKAFGSDIDDVLIKLAYVQANLQQKEIELFNQDSLQPIFMDPVDTVLCDLPVGYYPDDESAAAFQLKADEGHSFSHHLFIEQSLTYAKPGGYLFFMIPNHLFESSQSEKLRTFLKDHAHINAVLQLPSSIFKDEAHAKSILILQKHGEQAIAPKQVLLAQIPSFSNQEAMLNMTAKLDNWIRQEKN; from the coding sequence ATGGAGAACAATCAAGTGGAAACAATATATGAATGGCTTGACGTAGGGGCGAACATCATTGCCGGCGATCGGGACATTCCATACTTAGAGGCTCTGGCAGAGGCTGGCGAGGCGTACTTTTCTGAGGATGCAAACCGCGGATTGTCTGAAGCAGCTGCACAAAAACTGGAGGCTCTTATCGGCAAAGTCCGCTTTTTTGAATGCAGCCATGAATCGATACGCAAAGCGTTCCAGCTGGCCATACTGAAAGGCCAGAAGGAAATTCCCCATCCGAACAGACAGATGACGCCGGATACCATCGGCTTATTTATCGGATATCTTGTCAACAAATTCATGGAGAGCAAAAAAGGGATGACGCTTTTTGATCCGGCAGTCGGCACCGGCAACCTTTTGCTTGCCGTTTTAAACCAGCTTTCTCATGAGGCGGGCAAAGCCTTCGGCTCAGACATTGACGATGTACTGATCAAGCTCGCGTATGTTCAGGCCAACCTTCAGCAAAAAGAAATTGAATTGTTTAACCAGGACAGCTTGCAGCCCATTTTTATGGACCCGGTCGATACGGTTCTCTGCGATCTTCCTGTCGGATACTATCCGGATGATGAAAGCGCTGCGGCATTCCAGCTGAAAGCCGATGAGGGACACTCTTTTTCACATCATCTGTTCATTGAACAAAGCCTGACATACGCAAAGCCGGGCGGATATTTATTTTTCATGATTCCGAACCATTTGTTTGAAAGCAGCCAGAGTGAAAAACTGCGCACCTTTTTAAAGGATCATGCGCATATTAATGCAGTTCTCCAGCTGCCATCATCGATTTTTAAAGATGAGGCGCATGCCAAAAGCATCCTGATCCTGCAAAAGCACGGGGAACAGGCGATCGCGCCGAAACAGGTGCTGCTTGCTCAAATCCCGTCGTTTTCAAATCAAGAAGCGATGCTCAACATGACGGCTAAACTCGACAATTGGATTCGGCAGGAAAAGAACTAA
- the tpx gene encoding thiol peroxidase, whose amino-acid sequence MASITFKGNPVTLVGSEVHVGDQAPDFTVLSNSLEEVTLQDIKGKPAIISVIPSIDTGVCDAQTRRFNEEAASLGSVKVYTISADLPFAQARWCGANGIENVETLSDHREMSFGEAFGVYIKELRLLARAVFVLDENGKVVYTEYVSEATNHPDYEKAIEAAKSLVK is encoded by the coding sequence ATGGCTTCAATTACATTTAAAGGAAACCCTGTGACACTGGTAGGGTCAGAGGTGCATGTCGGAGACCAGGCTCCAGATTTCACGGTGCTCTCCAACTCGCTAGAAGAAGTGACACTTCAAGATATCAAAGGCAAACCGGCGATTATTTCTGTCATCCCATCTATTGACACAGGGGTATGTGATGCACAGACCCGCCGTTTCAATGAAGAAGCCGCAAGCCTCGGTTCAGTGAAAGTGTATACAATCAGTGCAGATCTTCCGTTTGCACAGGCACGCTGGTGCGGGGCAAACGGTATCGAAAATGTGGAAACATTGTCAGATCACCGCGAGATGTCATTCGGGGAAGCGTTTGGCGTTTATATCAAGGAATTAAGGCTGCTTGCCCGCGCTGTATTTGTTTTAGATGAAAACGGAAAAGTCGTCTATACTGAATATGTCAGTGAAGCGACAAATCATCCGGATTATGAAAAAGCGATTGAAGCTGCCAAATCGCTCGTGAAGTAA